The Flammeovirga pectinis genomic interval CAGTTCGTAAAAATGACTACTTAGATGGTCCTGAACAAGGTTACAATTACCAATCTTACGGTTATGTTCGTCAATATGAATCATTCATATCGAACTCTATCCGTGTATATAAAGGTGGTTCATGGAAAGACGTTGCTTACTGGATGGCAGCAGGTACTCGTCGTTTCTTAGATCAAGATTCAGCAACTGCAACTATCGGTTTCCGTTGTGCAATGATCAACCCAGGCGAAAATTAAGATTTACGCTTTTAAGCTAAGATATTAAGATAAAAAAACCTTCAATTTCATTACGATGATAATTGAAGGTTTTTTTTATGTCGTTATAGATTAGAACAATACATAAAATAATCAATCATTTGTACCTTATAGATAGGGTTTAAATTGATAAAAAAGTTATTTTCGCAATAATATTAATGACCCTTTGCATAGTAAAATACAATGGTGAACATAACAAATAAAATTGCTCAAGTACTGAGCATATCAGAAGCTCAGGTTAAAGATACTTTAGCATTATTAGATGATGGAGCTACAGTTCCTTTCATCTCTAGATATAGAAAAGAAGTTACTGGTAGTTTGGATGAGGTCCAAGTTGCTGATATCAGAGATAAAGCTTTACAATTAAGAGAACTCGATAAAAGACGCGAAAGCATCTTAAAAAGTATCGATGACCAAGGTAAACTTACTGATGAATTAAAAAGTAAGATCAATAAAGCTGAAATAATGTCTGCTTTAGAGGATATTTATCTTCCTTATAAGCCAAAGCGTAAGACAAAAGCAAGTATTGCTAAGGAAAGAGGTTTAGAACCTTTGGCAGATTTATTATTATCTCCAGACCTGTCTACTAATATAGAAACTGAAGCTGCGAAGTTTATCAATCTTGAAAAAGATGTAGAAGATACTACAAAAGCATTAGCAGGGGCACGAGATATTATAGCTGAACGTCTTAACGAAGACCAAGAAACTCGTCAAGAAATTCGTGCTCTTTTCATGAAAAAAGGATCTTTCAAGGCAAGAGTCATCCCAGGAAAAGAAAATGAAGGTACTAAGTATAAAGATTACTTCGATTGGACTGAAGCCGTTGGTAAAGCTCCTTCACATAGAGTTTTAGCCATGCGAAGAGCTGAAAAAGAAATGATTATTTCTTTAGACTGCTCACCAGAAGAAGAGGATGCATTATATTTATTAGAAGATATACATGTTGATCGTAGAACTCCAAGTGCAGATCAAATTCAATTGGCGGTAAAAGATGCTTATAAGCGTCTTCTAAAGCCATCAATGGAAACAGAGTCTCGTCTAATGTCTAAAAAAGCAGCAGATGAAGAAGCTATTGGTGTATTTGCAGAGAACTTAAGACAACTTTTACTTTCTGCTCCACTTGGTCAAAAAAGTGTACTTGCACTAGACCCTGGTTTTAGAACAGGTTGTAAATTAGTTTGTTTAGACCGCCAAGGTAAATTATTAGAGAATACTACTGTATATCCAAATGAGCCTCAACGTAAAATGGCAGAATCTGGAGCTACGGTAAAATACCTTTGTGAAAAACATAATATCGAAGCTATCGCAATTGGTAATGGTACTGCTAGTAGAGAAACAGAATCGTTTGTAAGAAACTTAGGTTTATCAAATGTACAAGTTGTTGTTGTAAACGAAAGTGGCGCTTCAATTTATTCTGCTTCTGAAATAGCTAGAAACGAATTCCCAGATCATGACCTTACGGTAAGAGGTTCGGTTTCTATTGGTAGAAGATTGATGGACCCATTAGCAGAGCTAGTGAAAATTGATCCAAAATCAATTGGCGTAGGACAATATCAACATGATGTAGATCAAAGTGCTTTGAAGGCAAGTTTAGATGATGTTGTAATGAGTTGTGTAAATGCAGTAGGTGTAGAAGTAAATACGGCAAGTAAAGAACTTTTATCTTATGTGTCTGGCTTAGGCCCTAGCATTGCACAAAATATTGTAGACTTCAGAAATGAAAATGGAGCATTTACAAGTAGAACTCAACTAAAAAAAGTAGCTCGTTTAGGACCTAAGGCCTATGAACAATGTGCTGGTTTCTTGAGAATCCGTGATGCTAAAAACCCATTAGATACAAGTGCTGTACACCCAGAAAGTTATGCTATTGTTAAAAAAATGGCAGACGATTTAGGTGTTACAATTAAAGATTTAATGTCAAAAGAAGACCTACATAAACAAATCAAGTTAGATAACTATGTAACTGATAGTGTAGGTATTCCAACACTTACAGATATTTTAAAAGAGTTAGCTAAGCCCGGACGAGATCCTCGTGAACAGTTTGAGGCATTTCAATTTGCTGAAGGTGTTGAAAAAATGACTGATTTAACTATCGGAATGAAACTTCCTGGTATTGTTACAAACATCACTAATTTTGGTGCTTTTGTAGATATAGGCGTTCATCAAGATGGGCTTGTACATTTAAGCCAAATGGCTGATCGATACATTTCAGACCCTAACGAGGTTGTCAAAGTACATCAAAAAGTACAAGTAGTAGTTACAGATATTGATATTTCTAGAAACAGAATTGCCCTTTCAATGAAGGGGTCAAATGGCGATGGAGGAGCAAGAACATCATCTCCTAAAAAAGCTATTAATAGAAAACCTCAAGCAGCTCAACCTCAGAGAAGAGAGAAAGAAGAAAACACAGAAAACATGTCAATGCAAGATAAATTGGCTATGTTGAAAAATCGTTTCAAATAGACATATAATAACGACTACTTTCCTGTAAAGAAAAGTAGTCGTTTTTAAATAAGAACACTACAACAATGACACATAAAGAAAAAGTAGAGATTTGTGTTGAAAAAATTCAAAAATTAATTGATGGTTTTCAACCTGAGGTAGGAATTGTACTTGGCACTGGATTAGGTGGTCTAGTGAATGAGTTTGATATTAAGTACGACCTATCTTACGAAAAGCTTCCTCACTTTCCCTTATCAACAGTTGAGTCACACAAAGGACGTTTAATTTTTGGCTATTTAAATGGTCGTAAAATTGTAGCAATGCAAGGTCGTTTTCATTTTTATGAAGGATACGACATGAAAGAGGTAACCTTTCCAATTAGAGTTCTAAAACTTCTAGGTGTGAAAGCCTTAATTATATCTAATGCTGCTGGAGGTATTAACCCATCTTTCCAAAAAAGTGATTTGATGATTATTAATGATCACATCAACCTAATGTCTGGAAATCCACTAATTGGTAAAAATGAAGCAGAATGGGGTGATCGTTTTCCAGATATGTTTGCACCATACAATGCAGAGTTAATAGAAAAGGCAAAAAGTATTGCTGAAGAAAATAATTTACCTGTTCACGAAGGTGTATACGCAGCTGTTACAGGACCTAATTTAGAAACAAAAGCAGAATATAAATACTTAAGTATTATTGGAGCTGATATGGTAGGAATGTCTACAGTACCAGAAGTAATAGTTGCTGTACAAATGAAGTTACCTGTATTTGCAGTCTCTGTTGTGACAGATTTATGTTATGAAGGTGCTTTAAAACCTGTTGAGTTAGAAGAAATTTTAGCGAATGCTCGTAATGCAGAACCACATTTATCGAAATTAATAGGTGGTTTACTCACAAAAATTTAATATTTGATTAAATTTTCACAATTAAGCACGTAAATTGCGTAAATTAACTTTAAAGAGTTTAAACAGTACAATCACCTTCTTACTACTTATACCATCTTATAATTATGGATAAGACACTATCGGCACTTTTACCTCTAGACTTAACATATATAGATGATGCAATCTTAAAGTATTCTTTAACTGCATCTCCTGTATTCTTAGTAAAGAAAATTATCTTACTTCATATTTTGAAGGATAATTCGGCAAACGAAGAAGTTGAATATAATGGTAAATTAGTCACGAGAAAAGATATGGCTGAGCAGAAAATGCAAGCCTTAGTCGACAAATATAAAGACCTAAATACGCGTAATATTGAATTTTCGATTCAAATTGGCGAATCTAACGATCCTACAAATAAAATATTAAAGGCAACTCGTAAAAATAAAGTTGACCTTATTATTGCAGGTAAAAAAAATATCGCTGAAGGTAGTGGTACAATAGCACGTCTATTAACAAGATATGCTTTCTGTACTGTATTAACCGTATCAGAAAATCCTAAAGTACCGATTCAAAAGGCAGTTGTTCCTATCGACTTTTCTGAGATGTCTAAAAAGGCAATGAAAGATGCAATAGAAGTAGCAAAAAGAAATAATATGGAATTAGTGATAATTCATATTTATGCGCTACCTACCGGCTATCATACATCAGGAAAAACACAACAAGAATATGCATCCGTTCTACAGCAACATGCTGAAAAAAGGTGTAAGAATTTCTTAAAACAATTTGATTTAGAGGGTATAACTTACAAGTTAAGGTTACACTTTGATCAACATGGAAATAATGAAGCTAAAATCATCTCTAATATATCGTTAGTAGAAGATGCTGATCTTATAATTATGGGGTCTAGAGGTCGATCTGCTTTAGCAGCTACTTTTATTGGTAGCACTACAGAAAATTTACTTAAGCAACATACCACCATATCTACTTTAGTTGTTAAAGATAGAGTTAGAAACCTTGGTTTATTTGGAGCTTTACTAGAGATCTAAAAAGGTAAACACCTTTAAATTAAAAAATCCCTTAAATTACAACTAGATGTAGTTTAAGGGATTTTTTAATTAGAAAATTTTCACTGACTAGATAGTCATGATATCTTTTTCTTTTTCAACAAATATTTGATCTATTTTAGCTGTAAAGCTATTTGTAAGATCTTGAACTGTCTTTTCTGCATCTTTAACAGCGTCTTCTGCGGCACCGTCTTTCAATAACTTTTTCAAGCCATCGTTAGTTTCTTTACGTGCATTTCTAAGGCTAATTTTACCTTTTTCGATTTCGCCTTTCACCTTTTTAACAAGGTCACGACGACGCTCTTCTGTTAATGGAGGCATGTTAATACGTACTTGCTCACCATCGTTAATTGGGTTTACACCTAAATCAGAATCACGAATTGCCTTCTCGATTCCTGCAAGCATATTTTTTTCCCAAGGTTTAACAACTACAGAATGAGCATCAGGTGTAGAAGTTGATGCTACTTGGCCAATAGGAGTTGGTGCTCCGTAGTAATCTACTACTAAACCATCCAACATTGAAGCAGAAGCTTTACCAGCACGAATTTTTTTCAATTCATGTTGAGTGTGTTTAATGGCATTTTCCATTAAATCCTTAGCCTCATCTATATACATTCCTATTTCCTCTTCCATTACTTTATCTTTAATGATTAATTAATAATCTAGTTTAATTATTTACTGCGTTACAATAGTACCTACTTTTGCACCCGACATTAATTGGAATAAGTTATCTGGCTTATTCATATCAAATACAATAATTGGTAATTTATTTTCCTTACAAAGTGTAAAAGCTGTAAGGTCCATAATTTTTAAATTATCAGAAAGTGCTTTATCAAAAGTTAACTCATCGATTTTTACAGCATCTGGATTCTTCTCGGGATCCGAAGTGTAAATACCATCAACTCTTGTTCCTTTTAATACAACATCTGCATCAATTTCAATAGCTCTTAAAGAAGCTGCCGAATCTGTAGTGAAATAAGGATTACCTGTACCTGCACCAAAAATTACAACTCTGTTTTTCTCTAAATGACGTACAGCTCTTCTACGGATAAACGGTTCGCAAACCTGATCCATCTGAATACCTGACATTAAACGAGAATAAACACCTGCACCTTCTAAAGCACTTTGTAATGCCATACCGTTAATAACAGTAGCAAGCATACCCATGTGGTCTCCTTGAACTCTGTCAATACCTAGTTTACTAGCTTGCATTCCACGAAAAATGTTTCCTGCTCCGATAACAATGGCAACTTCGACCTCTTGGTCTACTACTTTTTTAATCTCTTTTGCGTATTGTTCCAATCTATTTGGATCAATACCATATTGTTGCTCACCCATTAGGGCTTCGCCACTCAATTTCAGAAGAACTCTTTTATATTTCATATATGGCAATTTGAAGTTTTGCAAATATAAAAAAGTCATTTAAATGATGTACTAAAATATGCACGTTATCTAAAAACTTATCATATTGCATAACAATAATTTAGTATTTTTTATTACTGTTTCTATTCAAACATGTTATCAATAAAAAAAATTACAGTATTAGTTTCACTATTTTTTTCATTTTTTTCTATCGTTACGGCTCAGGAAATACCTCTTCAAAGACATTGTAGAAGTACATTACATGAACCCGTTTTTACTTATAGTCAGGCAAAATCTTACCTTTCTAATAGAAGAGTAAATGCGATGAACAGAACAAACATCTCTAATTTACCTGTTATTGTTCATGTAATCTATAATCTTGATGAAAAAAATACTAAACATAATAATATTTCATCCGAACAAATACTTTCTCAGATAAATTCTACGAATAGAGACTTATTACACCAGAATAATAATCGTACTCAAACACTAGATGAATTTTCATCTGATGCCGTAAATTCTTTAGTAGAATTAAAAATGGCTGTTTATAGTCCGGATGGTCAAGTACTGGTTGAGCCAGGGATAAATAGAATTCAAGGTTCTTTAAAGGGTGATGATGAATATTCTATATCTCAGGTTGATCAGATTATTGCTGACAATATTTGGGATCATGAAAAGTATATGAATATATGGGTTGTACCATTAACGAATAACTGGTTAGGATATGCTTATTTTCCTAATTACACTGATTTACAGGGTTTAGATCAAGTAAGTAACGGAGAAGTTGCGACAAGTTCGAGAGATGGTATTGTTATAGATACTCATTTCTTTGGATCTAATGAATTTGATGAAGGTTATGATCTAGAAAATCATTATGATTTAGGACGTACGCTGACACATGAACTTGGGCATTACCTTGGATTACTTCATATATGGGGTGTAGGTAGTGCAAGTTGTTCTAAAGATGATTATTGTGATGACACGCCTCAAATTAGTAGTTCACATTCAGGCTCGCGTTATTGTAATGCCACTACAGGAGAAGAAGTCAAATTACTTTGTGATTCTGCAGCATTAATATTTGATTCAAGCCAATATCAAAACTATATGGACTATACAAATGATTCTTGTATGACGATGTTTAGTCTTGATCAGAAATCTAGAATTGATGTAATTTTAACTGATGCTCCTGCAAGAAATACACTTAATCAAAATATGCCTACAGGTACAATTACATTAGAAGTAAATCCTGGTACAGACTTAAATGCTTTAACTTGGACTATTAGTGAAGATGATAATGTATCTGGCTTTATCGTTGAAAAATCGATAAATAAACAAGGGTATAAAATTATTAGTGCTATTCTTTCTCCAAATGATAACGCATTCTCAGTAACATCAGAGAGTGTAGATACTAGGGTGACTTATAGAGTTTATGCTGTTAATAATACAGGAGCATCATTTTCAAAATCATCTAATACGATTACAATCTATAATGGAATAGTGGGTTTAGATACAAAGCAAAGAGAAAAATTCACTATCTATCCTAACCCTTCGGAAGGTATTTTTAAATTGAAACCTGCTCAATACATTAGTCAATGTGGCTTATTAGAAGTTTGGTCTTCCTCTGGAGCCTTAATTTTATCAAAAGAAATCAATACTAGTTCTGCTGAAGTTAGTATTGATTTGAGCAGTTACCCTAGAGGTACTTACTTTATGAAACTGAGCTCAGATCTTGGTGTATTTACACAACGTTGTATTAAATTATAGATCTTACAACATAAAAAAATGGCTTGATAAACAGAAAGTATTATCAAGCCATTTTTTGTATATATCTATTTACTATTAGTGATGACCACCACCTGTAGTTTTTACTTTACCTTCTTCAGGAGAAGTACTATCTTTTACAAATAACCATAAAACTGCTGATACTCCTAATGCAATTGCTGCGATGTAGAACATTACTGTTTTATCTGCTGCTTCAGCAAGGTATTTACTAACAAAAACTGATACTGCTAATTGAGGTAATACTACAGATAAATTAAATATACCCATATAGAATCCCATTTTTGATTTTTCTACTTTCTCTGACATTATAGCAAATGGAAGTGATACTGTTGCTGCCCAACCAATACCAAGAATAACCATCATACCGTAAATCATATATTCTGACGTACCACCTAAAGCAATCATACCAGCGTAACCTAAAGCCATTATACCAATACAAATTGCATGCGTTTTCACTCTTCCTATTCTATGCGTTATTGGTTCTAAGATAAATGCTGGCAATACAGCTGCAACAGCATTAAATATTAAGAAAGACCAGTTAATAACACTTCCTACTTCTTTAGAAGAAAAGTCTGGATATTTCTGCTGTACATAAGCAAACATAAATACAAACATAGTTTGAATACCTAACCATGTAGGTGCATGTGCTAGTAATACTTTTATAAAACCTTCCTTATCTGTTTCTGATTTTCCTTCATGAATTTCCTCATTAGTTTCTTTTAAACTCTTTGGCTCTTCAATAAAGAAGACTGGTATTACAGAAAAGACAAATACTAATAAAACACCGATATAAATTAACTCATTATTCCCTAAAACAGAACCAATAAAATAGGCTAATACACCAAAAGTACCAGATATTGTTTGCATCCAAGTATATCCTTTTGTTACGGTATCATCATTTGTGACGTCTGCAATAATAGACCTTGTTGGGTTAAAACTTATATTTATAGATAAATCAAGTACTAATGCTACTGCAATTGCAACATAAATAGACGCTGCAAATTGGCCTTCTGCTAAATCTCCAACTGCTTTTGTAGGTTCAAAGCCTAAGAAATCAGAAATAATATGAATATTTGGTAATGCTAATAACATTAACGAAGTGAGTACCCCTCCTATTAATATAAATGGACGGCGCCTTCCTCCAAAAAACCAAACTTTATCAGAGGCTAAACCTGCTAAAGGCTGACCGATAATACCTGCTATAGGACCCGCTGCCCAAACAATTCCAACTTCATGAATATCGAAACCATATTTAGTATTTAAAATCCAACTCAGAGCAGCAATTTGTATAGAAAGGGCAAAACCCATTGCCGTAGAGGGTAAACTGAGAAGTACGAAAAATGAGGATGATAATTTTTTTTGAATTTCTAACATAATATATTATTTACAGGGTCGTTGTGTTGATTAATAATCATTTATTTCTTTTAGGTAAAACAAAGATATTGAAGGTCTTTTACTTAATTCGGTGATTTTACGCATATTATCACTTTAAAATAAATCTTTTTATATTACAACGGGTTGCATTAACTAGCAATTATTAAAAATAATATTCCAAAATTTAAATGTCGATAAAATTTCTACGAATATTACTGTTACTACTCCTTACTTTTCATTTTTGTAGTGGCCAAAAAATGTTTACGCATCACTGGACAAAGAAAGATGGTTTACCACATAACTTCCTTTATCATCTTAAAGAAGCTAATGGTAAATTATGGATTGGAACAGATGATGGTTTGAGTACTTTTAATGGAAAAGAATTTAAAACTTATTCAACTCAAGATGGTCTAAATTCTGAGTTTGTTATTGGTTTTAATCAAAATAACACAGACTCTATTTACATGTTTACATGGAGAGGTGGCGTACATGTTTTTAACGAAGAGCTTGATACTATTCAAACCTATCCTTTTATGCAAAAGAAAGGAGCGAAGAAACTGCATCAAGGAGTTAAAATTGGTAATGAGTTATACGGTTGGCAATGGAGTTCTGCCTTTTATATGAATTTAAAAGAGCAAAAATCTCATAAACTAAATTTCTATTCTCATCGACAAAATGGAAAAGAAGAAATATTTCTGAGAAAAGATAAACCAATACCTTTTTACAACTCTAAAAGTAGCCGTAGCATTTCCTTAGGTTTAAATCGTTTTCAGAATAAAATACTTGTGTATGGCTTCGATACTCAAGGAATTAGAATTATAGATGGCACATCTCTTAAAGGAAATTTCTTTGAAGAAGCTGTTGGTAATCTTATCATATCAGCAACTAATATCTCTAAAAATGGAGGTCTATTAGTAGGGTCAAAAGGACAGATTTTACTACTCTCTCCAGAAGGTGATATAGAAAAAACTATTAAAATTAATGACAACCTTTTTCCAACAAAGTTATATCAACTGAATAATGGAAATATTGTAGCTGCTGTTAACGAGAATAATCATAAACAGAGAAATATTCTAATAAATAGCAAGACATTAAAAATAACTTATCTAGAAAAAATATTAAATACAAAATCTTTTAGTTCTTCTATTTTAGTTGATAAACAAGACCGTATATGGATTACAACTCAAGGTGATGGACTTTATCTTATAGAAGATACCGATTTTAAATATTTAGGCATAGATGAGATTGATGTTACACACGTATTATCAATCAATCAAATTGATTCTGTCAATCTAGCATTCTCTACTACAAATAGGCTTTATCAGTATAATTTAAAAACTGACTCTTTAAGTATTCTTAGAGAATACCCTGTTAAGGACATTGTTAAGACTGAAGAGAATATTTTCTTTACTTCTTATGGGCATAGCTATTCTATTAATAATGACTCTATTCCTGTAAACTGGTCTATTTTTGCCGGTAAAAATCAATTTGGCGATTGGTATATAGAAGAAGATTCTATAAAAGTTGTTCAACAAAACCCAATGAGCAAGAAATTTGAAATGGTTAAAGTCTTTCAAAATTTCCCAAAAGGCAATATCAAACAATCAAAAATTTCTAGTGCTGCAATTACCGATACAACAATTTGGGTAGCTACAAAAGGAGCCTTATTATCTTATGCTTTGAGTGAGAACTTTAAACTCGACCTAAAAGATAGTTGGATTCAAAACTTTAAAAATGGCGAGAGAATTAATTATGTATATATAGATAAATCTGGAGTATTACTTTGGGTAGGAACATCAGAAGGTTTATATTTTTTACATATAAAAGATCAAAAAGAAAAAAATAAATTAAGAAAAGTATTATCACTAGATGGTGTGAATTGTACTACGCTTTATCAAGATCATTTTGATCAATTGTGGGTAGGTACAAATGAAGGCCTTTCTGTTTTAAAAAACGGAACACTAAAAAGGCAGTACAATACTTCTTCTGGATTGATAAATGATCAAATAACCCGGATTTTTGAATCATCAGATCATCAATTATGGATTTCTACTTTACAAGGTATAATGAGTATGCCTAACCATAAAGAAGCAAGTACAATCCCCCCTCCTCATGTATCCTGGAAGAAAAAGATATACAACAGCCATAGTAAATTTAGTATTTTAGAACTGCCTATTAAAATTAGTGCTTTATCTGAAATGGAATCTATAAAACTTCAGTATAAAATATCTAAAGCAAGTGATTGGATAAACTTTCAGTATACTGATGTTTTAAAAATAACCAATAAAGAGCCAGGACAATACGATATTTATGTAAGAGGAAAAACTATTGGGTCTGACTGGAGTACACCCGTAATTTCTTCGTTAAATATTGAAGGATATTTTTGGGAACACACTTTATTTAAAGGTGGAATATTTTTCTTAATAATTATTTCATTGATTTATTCTTCGAACTATAAGATCAAGAAGGAAAAAATTAAAACGAATGAATTAAAAGAAATTATTCGAGAAAGAGCTGAAGCACAAAAAAAATTAGCCCGTGTTAGAACAGAAATTGCTCAAGATTTCCATGATGAAATGGGAAATAAATTAGCTAGTATCACTGTACTAGCAGATTTAGCCTCATTAAAATTAAAAGGAAAAGATATAGAAACAGAAAAGATTTTATTTAGAATAGAAACTCAATCAAAATTATTATACAGTGGTACAAGAGATTTTATTTGGTCTATTGATGCTA includes:
- a CDS encoding purine-nucleoside phosphorylase, encoding MTHKEKVEICVEKIQKLIDGFQPEVGIVLGTGLGGLVNEFDIKYDLSYEKLPHFPLSTVESHKGRLIFGYLNGRKIVAMQGRFHFYEGYDMKEVTFPIRVLKLLGVKALIISNAAGGINPSFQKSDLMIINDHINLMSGNPLIGKNEAEWGDRFPDMFAPYNAELIEKAKSIAEENNLPVHEGVYAAVTGPNLETKAEYKYLSIIGADMVGMSTVPEVIVAVQMKLPVFAVSVVTDLCYEGALKPVELEEILANARNAEPHLSKLIGGLLTKI
- a CDS encoding M43 family zinc metalloprotease, which gives rise to MLSIKKITVLVSLFFSFFSIVTAQEIPLQRHCRSTLHEPVFTYSQAKSYLSNRRVNAMNRTNISNLPVIVHVIYNLDEKNTKHNNISSEQILSQINSTNRDLLHQNNNRTQTLDEFSSDAVNSLVELKMAVYSPDGQVLVEPGINRIQGSLKGDDEYSISQVDQIIADNIWDHEKYMNIWVVPLTNNWLGYAYFPNYTDLQGLDQVSNGEVATSSRDGIVIDTHFFGSNEFDEGYDLENHYDLGRTLTHELGHYLGLLHIWGVGSASCSKDDYCDDTPQISSSHSGSRYCNATTGEEVKLLCDSAALIFDSSQYQNYMDYTNDSCMTMFSLDQKSRIDVILTDAPARNTLNQNMPTGTITLEVNPGTDLNALTWTISEDDNVSGFIVEKSINKQGYKIISAILSPNDNAFSVTSESVDTRVTYRVYAVNNTGASFSKSSNTITIYNGIVGLDTKQREKFTIYPNPSEGIFKLKPAQYISQCGLLEVWSSSGALILSKEINTSSAEVSIDLSSYPRGTYFMKLSSDLGVFTQRCIKL
- a CDS encoding MFS transporter, whose product is MLEIQKKLSSSFFVLLSLPSTAMGFALSIQIAALSWILNTKYGFDIHEVGIVWAAGPIAGIIGQPLAGLASDKVWFFGGRRRPFILIGGVLTSLMLLALPNIHIISDFLGFEPTKAVGDLAEGQFAASIYVAIAVALVLDLSINISFNPTRSIIADVTNDDTVTKGYTWMQTISGTFGVLAYFIGSVLGNNELIYIGVLLVFVFSVIPVFFIEEPKSLKETNEEIHEGKSETDKEGFIKVLLAHAPTWLGIQTMFVFMFAYVQQKYPDFSSKEVGSVINWSFLIFNAVAAVLPAFILEPITHRIGRVKTHAICIGIMALGYAGMIALGGTSEYMIYGMMVILGIGWAATVSLPFAIMSEKVEKSKMGFYMGIFNLSVVLPQLAVSVFVSKYLAEAADKTVMFYIAAIALGVSAVLWLFVKDSTSPEEGKVKTTGGGHH
- the pyrH gene encoding UMP kinase, with the translated sequence MKYKRVLLKLSGEALMGEQQYGIDPNRLEQYAKEIKKVVDQEVEVAIVIGAGNIFRGMQASKLGIDRVQGDHMGMLATVINGMALQSALEGAGVYSRLMSGIQMDQVCEPFIRRRAVRHLEKNRVVIFGAGTGNPYFTTDSAASLRAIEIDADVVLKGTRVDGIYTSDPEKNPDAVKIDELTFDKALSDNLKIMDLTAFTLCKENKLPIIVFDMNKPDNLFQLMSGAKVGTIVTQ
- a CDS encoding Tex family protein, whose translation is MVNITNKIAQVLSISEAQVKDTLALLDDGATVPFISRYRKEVTGSLDEVQVADIRDKALQLRELDKRRESILKSIDDQGKLTDELKSKINKAEIMSALEDIYLPYKPKRKTKASIAKERGLEPLADLLLSPDLSTNIETEAAKFINLEKDVEDTTKALAGARDIIAERLNEDQETRQEIRALFMKKGSFKARVIPGKENEGTKYKDYFDWTEAVGKAPSHRVLAMRRAEKEMIISLDCSPEEEDALYLLEDIHVDRRTPSADQIQLAVKDAYKRLLKPSMETESRLMSKKAADEEAIGVFAENLRQLLLSAPLGQKSVLALDPGFRTGCKLVCLDRQGKLLENTTVYPNEPQRKMAESGATVKYLCEKHNIEAIAIGNGTASRETESFVRNLGLSNVQVVVVNESGASIYSASEIARNEFPDHDLTVRGSVSIGRRLMDPLAELVKIDPKSIGVGQYQHDVDQSALKASLDDVVMSCVNAVGVEVNTASKELLSYVSGLGPSIAQNIVDFRNENGAFTSRTQLKKVARLGPKAYEQCAGFLRIRDAKNPLDTSAVHPESYAIVKKMADDLGVTIKDLMSKEDLHKQIKLDNYVTDSVGIPTLTDILKELAKPGRDPREQFEAFQFAEGVEKMTDLTIGMKLPGIVTNITNFGAFVDIGVHQDGLVHLSQMADRYISDPNEVVKVHQKVQVVVTDIDISRNRIALSMKGSNGDGGARTSSPKKAINRKPQAAQPQRREKEENTENMSMQDKLAMLKNRFK
- a CDS encoding sensor histidine kinase, whose protein sequence is MFTHHWTKKDGLPHNFLYHLKEANGKLWIGTDDGLSTFNGKEFKTYSTQDGLNSEFVIGFNQNNTDSIYMFTWRGGVHVFNEELDTIQTYPFMQKKGAKKLHQGVKIGNELYGWQWSSAFYMNLKEQKSHKLNFYSHRQNGKEEIFLRKDKPIPFYNSKSSRSISLGLNRFQNKILVYGFDTQGIRIIDGTSLKGNFFEEAVGNLIISATNISKNGGLLVGSKGQILLLSPEGDIEKTIKINDNLFPTKLYQLNNGNIVAAVNENNHKQRNILINSKTLKITYLEKILNTKSFSSSILVDKQDRIWITTQGDGLYLIEDTDFKYLGIDEIDVTHVLSINQIDSVNLAFSTTNRLYQYNLKTDSLSILREYPVKDIVKTEENIFFTSYGHSYSINNDSIPVNWSIFAGKNQFGDWYIEEDSIKVVQQNPMSKKFEMVKVFQNFPKGNIKQSKISSAAITDTTIWVATKGALLSYALSENFKLDLKDSWIQNFKNGERINYVYIDKSGVLLWVGTSEGLYFLHIKDQKEKNKLRKVLSLDGVNCTTLYQDHFDQLWVGTNEGLSVLKNGTLKRQYNTSSGLINDQITRIFESSDHQLWISTLQGIMSMPNHKEASTIPPPHVSWKKKIYNSHSKFSILELPIKISALSEMESIKLQYKISKASDWINFQYTDVLKITNKEPGQYDIYVRGKTIGSDWSTPVISSLNIEGYFWEHTLFKGGIFFLIIISLIYSSNYKIKKEKIKTNELKEIIRERAEAQKKLARVRTEIAQDFHDEMGNKLASITVLADLASLKLKGKDIETEKILFRIETQSKLLYSGTRDFIWSIDAKNDELSVIYDYIKDFGEDFFDELEIRYHSKKEISKNENLVLPHSWSLQIVFIFKEAMTNIAKYAKATHVYLSIIEEKGNIKIAIKDNGIGMNNTDSKHGNGLKNMHSRIKKLANATLSIESKENEGTSISVTFSSNFNNNL
- a CDS encoding universal stress protein translates to MDKTLSALLPLDLTYIDDAILKYSLTASPVFLVKKIILLHILKDNSANEEVEYNGKLVTRKDMAEQKMQALVDKYKDLNTRNIEFSIQIGESNDPTNKILKATRKNKVDLIIAGKKNIAEGSGTIARLLTRYAFCTVLTVSENPKVPIQKAVVPIDFSEMSKKAMKDAIEVAKRNNMELVIIHIYALPTGYHTSGKTQQEYASVLQQHAEKRCKNFLKQFDLEGITYKLRLHFDQHGNNEAKIISNISLVEDADLIIMGSRGRSALAATFIGSTTENLLKQHTTISTLVVKDRVRNLGLFGALLEI
- the frr gene encoding ribosome recycling factor, with the translated sequence MEEEIGMYIDEAKDLMENAIKHTQHELKKIRAGKASASMLDGLVVDYYGAPTPIGQVASTSTPDAHSVVVKPWEKNMLAGIEKAIRDSDLGVNPINDGEQVRINMPPLTEERRRDLVKKVKGEIEKGKISLRNARKETNDGLKKLLKDGAAEDAVKDAEKTVQDLTNSFTAKIDQIFVEKEKDIMTI